The Juglans microcarpa x Juglans regia isolate MS1-56 chromosome 2S, Jm3101_v1.0, whole genome shotgun sequence genome has a window encoding:
- the LOC121251436 gene encoding uncharacterized protein LOC121251436, translating into MSSIISPQSMVLATAMAVSGTVVLLMLRLQKSLPVPATQLHVDPLSQSLPPTTILRSCISTEGKIKSSEKKKKRRVHFAEDVVDPSGDGEQYRRRQIFDNSSSCYSSSTSPSTKLEKSSRGESRGIMDMPANRVALYNGILRNRGVQRLTYSY; encoded by the exons ATGTCTTCCATAATAAGTCCACAAAGTATGGTCCTGGCGACGGCCATGGCTGTCTCCGGCACCGTCGTCCTCCTCATGCTTCGCCTCCAGAAGTCTCTTCCAGTCCCAGCTACACAATTGCACGTTGACCCACTTTCCCAGTCCTTGCCGCCGACTACAATTCTACGTTCTTGTATCTCAACTG AGGGGAAGATCAAGAGTagtgagaagaaaaagaaaaggagagtgCACTTTGCAGAAGATGTGGTGGATCCGAGTGGGGATGGGGAGCAGTATAGGAGAAGACAGATATTTGACAATTCTTCTTCTTGTTATTCTTCATCAACTTCACCATCAACAAAGTTGGAAAAGAGCAGCAGAGGTGAAAGCAGAGGAATAATGGATATGCCCGCCAATAGGGTGGCTCTCTACAATGGAATTCTCAGGAATCGTGGGGTTCAGCGATTGACCTACTCTTATTGA
- the LOC121253294 gene encoding EIN3-binding F-box protein 1-like: MSTLVNYRGEDEFCPGGSFYSNPVDLGRLFSIGPHVDMYCPPSKRARIGTPFDFGGNEFEQDKKPSIEVLPEECLFEIFRRLPEGKERSSCACVSKRWLMLLSNIRKAENCKEVSASNEVDMVTSDEDQNLESDGYLSRCLDGKKATDIRLAAIAVGTRGRGGLGKLSIRGSNSPCGVTDLGLSAVAHGCPSLKVLSLWNTFSVGDDGLSEIARGCHLLEKLDLCHCPSISNKGLIAIAENCPNLIALNIESCSNIGNEGLQAIGRFCTKLQSVSVKDCPLVRDHGISSLLSSALVLSKVKLQSLNITDFSLAVIGHYGQAITNLVLGGLQNVSEKGFWVMGIAQGLQKLASLSVTSCRGVTDVSLEAIGKGCINLKQMCLRKCCFVSNDGLVAFAKAAGSLESLQLEECNRVSQLGVIGALSNCGTKLKSLTLVKCLGIRDVPMGFPVPSPCTSLRSLSIRNCPGFGSASLAMMGKLCPGIQHVDLTGLHGITDSGLLPLLESCDAGLVKVILSSCLNLTDEVILALTRLHGGTLELLNLDGCRKITDASLVAIADNCLLLNDLDVSKCAITDCGIEVLSCAEQLNLQVLSLSGCSEVSNKSMSFLDKLGKTLMGLNLQHCNSISSSTVELLVESLWRCDILS; this comes from the exons ATGTCTACCCTCGTCAATTACCGTG GTGAAGATGAATTCTGTCCTGGGGGCTCTTTTTACTCAAATCCTGTGGATTTGGGTCGCTTGTTCTCAATTGGTCCCCATGTGGATATGTACTGCCCTCCTAGCAAGCGGGCTCGGATTGGTACCCCATTCGACTTTGGAGGAAATGAGTTTGAGCAGGATAAGAAACCTTCCATTGAAGTTCTTCCTGAGGAATGTCTATTTGAGATATTCAGACGCCTACCCGAAGGCAAAGAAAGGAGCTCCTGTGCTTGCGTCTCCAAGCGTTGGCTTATGCTTCTGAGTAACATCCGTAAGGCTGAAAATTGCAAGGAGGTGTCTGCTTCTAATGAGGTTGATATGGTCACTAGTGATGAAGATCAAAATCTTGAAAGTGATGGTTACCTTAGCAGGTGTTTGGACGGGAAGAAAGCTACTGATATAAGACTTGCAGCAATTGCAGTTGGAACCAGGGGCCGTGGGGGGCTCGGAAAGCTGTCCATCCGAGGAAGCAATTCTCCTTGTGGAGTCACTGACCTTGGCCTCTCTGCTGTTGCCCACGGTTGCCCTTCTCTCAAGGTTCTTTCTTTGTGGAATACTTTTTCTGTAGGGGATGATGGCCTATCTGAGATTGCTAGAGGATGTCATTTGTTGGAGAAGCTTGACCTTTGCCACTGTCCCTCAATATCTAACAAGGGGTTGATTGCAATTGCAGAGAACTGCCCTAATTTGATTGCGTTGAATATCGAATCATGTTCAAATATTGGGAATGAGGGCTTGCAAGCTATTGGAAGGTTTTGCACCAAGCTGCAGTCTGTCTCTGTCAAAGACTGCCCCCTTGTTAGGGATCATGGAATATCAAGTCTCTTGTCATCAGCTCTTGTGCTGTCAAAGGTAAAGCTGCAGTCCTTGAACATCACAGATTTCTCCCTTGCCGTTATTGGGCACTATGGCCAAGCCATTACAAATCTAGTCCTTGGTGGTCTACAAAATGTGAGTGAGAAGGGCTTTTGGGTCATGGGTATTGCTCAGGGTCTACAAAAACTGGCATCTTTGTCAGTTACTTCTTGTCGGGGGGTAACAGATGTGAGTCTTGAAGCCATTGGCAAGGGATGCATCAACCTGAAGCAGATGTGCCTTCGCAAATGCTGCTTTGTATCCAACGATGGGTTGGTAGCTTTTGCTAAAGCTGCAGGATCACTGGAGAGCCTGCAATTGGAAGAGTGTAACAGGGTCTCCCAACTAGGGGTTATTGGCGCCCTCTCAAACTGTGGAACCAAGTTGAAGTCTCTTACCCTAGTGAAGTGCTTGGGAATTAGGGATGTGCCTATGGGGTTTCCTGTACCCTCTCCCTGCACATCTCTTCGATCTTTGTCCATTCGAAATTGCCCTGGGTTTGGTAGTGCTAGTCTGGCCATGATGGGTAAGTTGTGCCCTGGAATTCAGCACGTAGACCTGACTGGGCTTCATGGAATAACGGATTCTGGGCTTCTCCCTCTTCTAGAGAGCTGCGATGCAGGACTTGTCAAGGTGATACTTAGCAGCTGCTTGAATTTGACGGATGAAGTAATTTTGGCCTTGACTAGGCTACATGGGGGAACCCTTGAACTGCTGAATCTTGATGGATGCAGGAAGATTACTGATGCGAGCTTGGTGGCAATTGCTGACAATTGCCTGTTACTCAATGATCTAGATGTCTCAAAGTGTGCAATCACTGATTGTGGCATCGAAGTGCTTTCTTGTGCAGAGCAGCTCAATTTGCAGGTCCTTTCATTGTCGGGATGTTCTGAAGTGTCAAACAAGAGCATGTCTTTCTTGGATAAACTAGGGAAGACCCTGATGGGGCTGAATCTTCAACACTGCAATTCAATCAGCAGTAGCACCGTTGAACTGCTTGTGGAGAGCTTGTGGAGATGCGATATTCTCTCTTAA
- the LOC121253296 gene encoding uncharacterized protein LOC121253296, protein MVTINSSIAAWISHFLACMGGCFGCCTGPTPIIAVDEPSKGLKIQGRMVRKPSISDDFWSTSTYDLDNCTVQSLKSISSISTSNQNLNCGSGIGSTSSNSDFVNHGLLLWNRTRLQWIGSSRFRDQSHQSREPRLSWNASYESLLGTKQSLPQPIPLSEMIEFLVDVWEQEGLYD, encoded by the exons ATGGTGACGATAAATAGCTCGATCGCTGCTTGGATCAGTCACTTTCTTGCTTGCATGGG TGGTTGCTTTGGATGCTGTACTGGACCCACACCAATTATTGCTGTTGATGAGCCATCAAAGGGGCTAAAAATTCAGGGGCGCATGGTGAGAAAACCTAGTATATCGGATGATTTTTGGAGTACCAGCACATATGATCTGGATAACTGCACTGTTCAGTCTCTAAAAAGCATCTCATCTATCAGCacatcaaaccaaaatctcaaTTGTGGCAGTGGCATTGGTAGCACAAGCAGCAATTCTGACTTTGTAAATCATG GTCTTCTTCTCTGGAATCGAACCAGGCTTCAATGGATTGGAAGTAGCAGGTTCAGAGATCAGTCGCATCAAAGTCGGGAACCCAGATTAAG TTGGAATGCAAGCTATGAAAGTTTGCTTGGGACCAAACAGTCTTTACCCCAGCCCATTCCTCTATCT GAAATGATAGAGTTTCTTGTTGATGTATGGGAGCAGGAAGGGCTGTATGATTAA